The following are encoded together in the Zingiber officinale cultivar Zhangliang chromosome 8A, Zo_v1.1, whole genome shotgun sequence genome:
- the LOC122011939 gene encoding tryptophan N-monooxygenase CYP79A68-like: MFFSLTLSIRPQPHGTATDTGLLGAAVALLLAACLFSILRKRDKRLPPGPTPWPLVGSLIPLLRHRPHFRWVMAAADGKDITCIRLGSAHVVVVNSPELACEFLKRHDANFASRPLTVATKHSSRNFLSVIFSPLGPQWKKMRRVIASEVLSSARLRWLAAARAEEADHLTRYLRNLCLAGGGGVVDIRLAMRYYGGNVIRRMMFGVRHFGAGGPYQGPGDEEVEHVEAAFSMLSVLYAFCPSDFMPWLRCLDLEGHERIAEQAVSTVCKYHDPIIDERIEKWRSGEKKEVEDLLDVMISLTNDSGKPILSTEEIKAQCAEFMYAAVDNPSNTAEWLLAHLLEQPDIMRKAVEELDRVVGKERLVVESDFARLPYVKACAREALRLHPIAPFNLPHVAIDDAVVSNYFIPKGSMVLLGRAVLGRNPKVWDDPTQFNPSRHFMDGHQEVELAEPGLRMISFTTGRRQCMGAQLGTAMTYMLVGRVLQAFEWSLPIDEASIDLSEERMSLFKAKPLMACAKIRLPDLLENL; the protein is encoded by the exons ATGTTTTTCAGCTTGACCTTATCTATCAGGCCTCAGCCACATGGCACCGCCACCGACACCGGACTCCTTGGCGCTGCCGTTGCCCTCCTCTTGGCAGCCTGCCTCTTCTCGATTCTCCGGAAACGAGACAAACGGCTTCCCCCAGGCCCGACCCCGTGGCCCCTCGTGGGCAGCCTCATCCCGTTGCTTCGGCACCGGCCTCACTTCCGGTGGGTCATGGCCGCGGCGGACGGCAAGGACATCACTTGTATACGCCTGGGGAGCGCCCACGTCGTCGTCGTCAACTCGCCGGAGCTGGCGTGCGAGTTTCTCAAGAGGCACGACGCCAACTTCGCATCGCGGCCACTCACAGTGGCCACCAAGCACTCCAGCCGGAACTTCCTCTCGGTGATCTTCAGCCCGCTGGGTCCGCAGTGGAAGAAGATGCGCCGCGTGATCGCGTCCGAGGTGCTGAGCAGCGCGAGGCTGCGCTGGCTGGCGGCGGCGCGGGCCGAGGAGGCTGACCACCTCACTCGGTACCTGCGCAACCTGTGCTTGGCTGGAGGTGGCGGCGTCGTCGATATTCGGCTGGCAATGAGGTACTACGGCGGGAATGTGATCCGGCGGATGATGTTTGGGGTGAGGCACTTCGGGGCCGGCGGCCCGTACCAAGGCCCCGGAGATGAGGAGGTGGAGCACGTGGAGGCGGCGTTCTCGATGCTGTCGGTGCTCTACGCCTTTTGCCCGTCGGACTTCATGCCATGGCTGAGATGCCTGGATTTGGAAGGCCATGAGAGGATAGCCGAGCAGGCGGTGAGCACCGTCTGCAAGTACCATGATCCGATCATCGATGAAAGGATCGAGAAGTGGAGGAGCGGAGAAAAGAAGGAGGTGGAAGACCTTCTCGACGTCATGATCTCCCTCACCAACGACTCCGGCAAGCCGATTCTCAGCACTGAGGAAATTAAAGCTCAATGCGCG GAGTTCATGTATGCCGCCGTGGACAATCCCTCAAACACAGCAGAGTGGTTGTTGGCACACTTGCTGGAACAACCTGACATCATGCGAAAAGCAGTTGAGGAGTTGGATCGGGTGGTCGGCAAGGAGCGGTTAGTAGTCGAATCTGACTTTGCTCGACTCCCCTATGTGAAGGCATGCGCTCGCGAGGCCCTTCGTCTCCACCCGATCGCACCCTTCAACCTCCCTCACGTAGCCATCGATGACGCGGTCGTTTCCAACTACTTCATCCCCAAGGGGAGCATGGTGTTGTTGGGTCGAGCTGTACTCGGACGAAATCCCAAGGTTTGGGATGATCCGACCCAGTTCAATCCGAGCCGACACTTTATGGATGGACACCAAGAGGTAGAGTTAGCAGAGCCAGGTCTCCGAATGATATCGTTTACCACTGGGCGTCGACAATGCATGGGAGCTCAGCTTGGCACGGCAATGACCTACATGTTGGTTGGAAGGGTGCTTCAAGCATTCGAATGGAGTTTACCTATTGATGAGGCTAGCATCGACCTCTCGGAGGAAAGGATGAGCCTCTTCAAAGCCAAACCTCTAATGGCTTGTGCAAAGATTCGATTGCCAGATTTGTTGGAGAATCTAtga